A region of Moorena producens PAL-8-15-08-1 DNA encodes the following proteins:
- a CDS encoding HEAT repeat domain-containing protein codes for MAVLSLLASLELSKVASPLLGIIAGQAGKHIIKSLTKSDIEKAIKAGAEAVDQWDKQLDSQQRLFFHAPPDGWNGVSRFLNHYFTHSAVLAELQKPLLNQGKPDREILSTVFQQEADAKTIKLNQNSLKPWVETFINAYFKKTYTYLKFQVAKQDYNQQLANWFDDVKFAGIAVPGQEVEKSEKLAQIFVMPDVVEDVSTARPWERELLAAGSGEKPERLILDKTSGRKFLAQQLLSQSQWRRVVILGAPGSGKTTLMSYFAVMLAQQNPDILGLDGDTDWLPILIRMRDFARHLDKSLIDYARIFAENTMSVKPLPVGFFEHWLSDGRALILLDGLDEVAEEAKRHNVVKRIENFLGQFDRNCAIITSRPAGYRRDFFRTEEFPHYQIQPFDDQKISAFIDNWYNSRFQDQAEAQRWKQSLRKALDDNDRITLLARNPLLLTIIALIHRYQAVLPKKRHKLYDKAVETLLINWDKLKDLSSDKRLKYLDFEDDLRRLMESLAYWIHTQGNIEDNDSGTLIDKNDLIDQLKQQIKDLKQVQPHQAEQEAKRFVELIRERTGLLNEQGQDCYGFVHKTFQEYLCAEEINYQADNERDSEIVLDPIREHLHDSHWREVLLLLIAQQKPKNAAKAIRAVLTNNSNYEQWLHRDLLFAGNCLAEDPKNLRGAESGLVQEILKRLVELKVSKDKRVVNKIRKQVYQIICSLSETDFQAPVLELLKERSDLIAEKQLLKYQVELGEKNQVIEIYQERLKDNDSDVRSSAALTLGRLGNSSETLLNALLPLFKYNDSDVRSSAAKVLDIFGNSSETVVNALLPLLKYNDSLVRMKASLALGILGNSSEIVVNALLPLLQDNNFGVREQTAAVLHDLGNSSEIVVNALRALLENDDYDVRITAAFALVNLGHSSETVVNLLQQLLQNPDPYERLRAAEVLVKLGNSSEVVNALLPLLQDKSSSVRAKAAEVLGILENSSEVVNALLPLLQDNHSDVRITTIQSLRKLGNTSETVVSTLLALLEDNHFDVRMSAADVLGELGNSSEVVNALLPLLQDNHFHMRITAAYALSALGNSSETAVNALLAQLDNPNSDVRAGVTLVLGMLIDSSETVVSALRGRLQDQNSIVRWRAADALVKLGNSSDTVVSTLLALLENNKSDVHMEAALTLVKLGNSSETVVSTLLAMLGNSKSNVHHRAVIALGRLGKTSNHILPSVIEWIEQHQDSDYVGRGIDALWDLVVGRE; via the coding sequence ATGGCAGTCTTGTCCCTTTTGGCTAGTTTAGAACTATCGAAAGTAGCGTCACCGTTGTTAGGTATTATTGCGGGACAAGCAGGGAAGCATATAATTAAATCTCTGACTAAAAGCGATATCGAAAAAGCCATCAAAGCGGGAGCAGAAGCGGTTGATCAATGGGACAAACAACTGGATAGTCAACAGCGCTTATTTTTTCACGCTCCCCCGGATGGCTGGAATGGAGTTAGTAGGTTTTTGAACCACTATTTTACTCATTCTGCTGTTTTAGCGGAATTACAAAAACCGTTACTTAATCAAGGGAAGCCAGACCGGGAGATTTTAAGCACGGTATTTCAACAAGAAGCTGACGCCAAGACTATTAAACTAAATCAAAACAGTCTCAAGCCTTGGGTAGAGACATTTATTAATGCTTATTTTAAGAAGACTTATACTTATCTAAAATTTCAGGTAGCTAAACAGGATTATAATCAACAGTTAGCCAACTGGTTTGATGATGTCAAATTTGCTGGCATTGCTGTGCCTGGGCAAGAAGTAGAAAAATCGGAGAAGTTAGCTCAGATTTTTGTAATGCCAGATGTAGTGGAAGACGTATCAACTGCTCGCCCTTGGGAGCGGGAGTTGTTAGCAGCTGGTAGTGGGGAAAAGCCAGAAAGGCTAATCTTGGACAAGACAAGTGGTAGGAAATTTTTGGCTCAGCAGTTATTGAGCCAAAGTCAGTGGAGACGAGTGGTAATATTGGGTGCGCCAGGCTCTGGTAAAACCACCTTGATGAGCTATTTTGCAGTAATGTTAGCTCAGCAAAATCCTGACATTTTAGGATTAGATGGTGATACCGACTGGCTACCGATTTTAATCAGGATGCGAGATTTTGCCAGACATCTCGATAAAAGCTTGATCGACTATGCTCGGATATTTGCCGAAAACACCATGTCAGTCAAACCGTTACCAGTGGGATTTTTTGAGCATTGGTTGTCTGATGGTAGAGCGTTGATATTGCTGGATGGTTTGGATGAAGTAGCAGAAGAGGCTAAACGCCATAATGTAGTCAAGCGCATCGAGAATTTTTTAGGACAATTTGACAGAAATTGCGCTATTATTACATCTCGCCCGGCTGGCTATCGACGGGACTTTTTCCGCACTGAGGAATTTCCCCACTATCAAATCCAACCCTTTGATGACCAGAAGATTTCGGCTTTTATTGATAACTGGTATAACAGTCGCTTTCAAGACCAAGCAGAAGCTCAAAGGTGGAAGCAGAGTTTACGAAAAGCTCTGGATGATAATGACCGGATTACCTTGTTGGCACGGAATCCGTTATTGTTGACAATTATTGCCTTGATTCATCGGTATCAAGCAGTATTGCCCAAAAAACGCCATAAGCTTTATGACAAGGCGGTAGAAACCTTGTTAATCAATTGGGATAAGCTTAAAGACTTAAGTAGTGATAAGCGGTTGAAATATTTGGATTTCGAGGATGATTTACGCCGGTTGATGGAATCTTTGGCTTATTGGATTCATACCCAGGGAAATATTGAAGATAACGACAGTGGCACCTTAATTGATAAAAATGATTTGATTGATCAGTTGAAGCAGCAGATTAAAGACTTGAAGCAGGTGCAGCCCCATCAGGCCGAGCAAGAGGCGAAAAGATTTGTGGAATTGATTCGGGAGCGCACTGGTTTATTAAATGAGCAGGGGCAAGATTGTTATGGCTTTGTCCATAAAACCTTTCAGGAATATTTGTGTGCTGAAGAGATTAACTATCAAGCGGATAATGAGAGAGATTCTGAGATTGTTTTGGATCCGATTCGGGAGCATTTGCATGACTCCCACTGGCGCGAAGTGTTATTATTGCTGATAGCACAACAAAAACCGAAAAATGCGGCAAAGGCAATTCGAGCAGTATTGACTAATAATAGTAACTATGAGCAGTGGTTACATCGGGATTTGTTGTTTGCTGGTAATTGTTTGGCAGAAGACCCGAAAAATTTGCGCGGTGCTGAGAGTGGGTTGGTGCAAGAGATTTTAAAGCGCTTGGTTGAGTTGAAGGTAAGTAAAGATAAGCGCGTTGTGAATAAGATTCGCAAGCAGGTTTATCAAATAATTTGCAGTTTGTCTGAAACAGATTTTCAAGCACCGGTATTGGAATTGTTGAAAGAGCGATCTGATTTAATTGCTGAGAAACAATTGCTAAAGTATCAAGTTGAGTTAGGGGAAAAAAATCAGGTAATTGAAATATATCAAGAACGACTAAAGGATAATGACTCTGATGTGCGTAGTAGTGCAGCCTTGACTTTGGGCAGATTGGGCAACAGCTCAGAAACTCTACTCAACGCCCTACTACCACTGTTTAAGTATAATGACTCTGATGTGCGTAGTAGCGCAGCCAAAGTCTTGGACATATTTGGCAACAGTTCAGAAACCGTAGTCAACGCCCTACTACCACTGCTTAAGTATAATGACTCTCTGGTGCGTATGAAGGCATCCTTGGCCTTGGGCATATTGGGCAACAGTTCTGAAATCGTAGTCAACGCCCTACTACCACTACTTCAAGATAATAACTTTGGTGTGCGTGAGCAGACAGCCGCAGTCTTGCATGACTTGGGCAACAGTTCCGAAATCGTAGTCAATGCTCTACGAGCACTACTTGAGAATGATGACTATGATGTGCGTATAACGGCAGCCTTCGCTTTGGTCAATTTGGGTCACAGTTCAGAAACCGTAGTCAACTTGCTTCAACAACTACTTCAAAATCCTGATCCTTATGAACGTTTGAGGGCAGCGGAAGTCTTGGTTAAATTGGGCAACAGCTCAGAAGTAGTCAATGCCCTACTACCACTGCTTCAGGATAAATCTTCTAGTGTGCGTGCAAAGGCAGCGGAAGTCTTGGGCATATTGGAAAACAGCTCAGAAGTAGTCAATGCTCTACTACCACTACTTCAGGATAATCACTCTGATGTACGTATAACGACAATCCAATCCTTGAGAAAGTTGGGTAACACCTCAGAAACAGTAGTGAGCACCCTACTAGCACTGCTTGAGGATAATCACTTTGATGTACGTATGTCGGCAGCGGACGTTTTGGGAGAATTGGGCAACAGCTCAGAAGTAGTCAATGCCCTACTACCACTACTTCAAGATAATCACTTTCATATGCGTATAACAGCAGCCTATGCCTTAAGCGCATTGGGCAATAGCTCAGAAACCGCAGTCAACGCCCTACTAGCACAGCTTGATAATCCCAACTCTGATGTGCGTGCAGGGGTAACCTTGGTGTTGGGCATGTTGATCGACAGCTCAGAAACCGTAGTCAGCGCTTTACGAGGAAGACTTCAAGATCAAAATTCTATTGTGCGTTGGAGGGCAGCCGATGCCTTAGTTAAATTGGGCAATAGCTCAGACACGGTAGTGAGCACCCTACTAGCATTGCTTGAGAATAACAAGTCTGACGTGCATATGGAGGCAGCCTTAACCTTGGTTAAATTGGGCAACAGCTCAGAAACAGTAGTGAGCACCCTACTAGCAATGCTTGGGAATTCCAAGTCTAATGTGCATCACAGGGCAGTCATAGCCTTGGGCAGATTGGGCAAAACATCCAATCATATTCTCCCTAGTGTGATTGAATGGATTGAACAACACCAGGATTCCGACTATGTGGGCAGAGGTATTGATGCCCTGTGGGATTTGGTCGTAGGAAGGGAATAG
- a CDS encoding DUF2997 domain-containing protein: protein METLEFVIYPDGRVQEKVTGIIGASCAEVTAAIEAQLGRVVSVEKTSDYFDQKLELSATATAQATVSHW, encoded by the coding sequence ATGGAAACATTAGAGTTTGTCATTTATCCAGATGGTCGAGTCCAGGAAAAAGTCACTGGGATCATCGGAGCCTCTTGCGCAGAGGTAACAGCTGCTATTGAAGCTCAGCTAGGACGAGTCGTATCTGTTGAGAAAACATCAGATTACTTCGACCAAAAGCTTGAACTGTCGGCAACAGCGACAGCTCAAGCTACGGTTAGCCATTGGTAA
- a CDS encoding IS4 family transposase, translating into MDQPGNKSEIFQDIRHAKRLRKTLVVLSEHPGETVPKASGNASNSQSIYRFWSNEKVTRTQILASHKEGVVRRCVEAGVVLAIQDTTDLEYTTHEATKGLGYINQTLQQGIKVHSCIAVSAKGKPLGLLHQQSWTRKHRSGLKKERKKKAIQEKESYRWLETVKGAEEGLAEKAKLIHVADREADIFELFAQKRSANSELLILREYNRRVKEEMGYLLPMIEQRPILGTMTINLERNPKRPARQASLQIRGIRVTLEVPQHHPKPHNLHPVEINVLLVEETEKPADGSQPIRWLLLTTLPIDDFQKAWQCVQWYSYRWLIERFHFTLKSG; encoded by the coding sequence TTGGATCAGCCAGGAAATAAATCCGAAATTTTTCAGGACATACGTCATGCCAAAAGATTGAGAAAGACACTTGTGGTCTTAAGCGAGCATCCAGGAGAAACAGTACCAAAAGCGAGTGGTAATGCCAGCAACAGCCAAAGTATTTACAGATTTTGGTCAAATGAGAAAGTGACAAGAACACAAATATTGGCTTCACACAAGGAAGGCGTAGTGAGGAGATGTGTGGAAGCAGGAGTAGTGCTGGCAATACAGGACACGACCGACTTGGAGTATACGACACATGAAGCCACAAAAGGTTTGGGATATATAAATCAGACCCTTCAACAAGGAATTAAAGTTCATAGCTGTATAGCGGTCAGTGCCAAAGGAAAACCATTAGGACTGCTACATCAACAGAGTTGGACCAGAAAGCACAGGAGTGGTTTGAAAAAAGAACGCAAGAAAAAAGCGATTCAAGAAAAAGAAAGTTATCGATGGTTAGAGACAGTTAAGGGAGCTGAAGAAGGACTAGCGGAAAAAGCCAAGCTCATACATGTTGCAGATCGTGAGGCTGATATCTTCGAGTTATTCGCCCAAAAGCGTTCTGCTAATAGCGAATTACTGATTCTTCGAGAGTATAATCGCAGGGTGAAAGAGGAGATGGGATATCTGTTACCGATGATTGAACAAAGACCAATTTTAGGTACAATGACCATCAACTTAGAGCGTAATCCCAAACGTCCAGCTCGTCAGGCATCATTACAAATCCGAGGGATAAGAGTCACTTTGGAAGTGCCTCAACATCATCCCAAACCCCACAATCTCCATCCAGTGGAAATCAACGTACTACTGGTAGAAGAAACTGAGAAACCGGCTGATGGTAGTCAACCCATTCGTTGGTTGTTGCTCACAACTCTACCAATTGACGACTTCCAAAAAGCTTGGCAATGCGTGCAGTGGTATAGTTATCGATGGCTCATCGAACGCTTTCACTTTACCCTTAAAAGTGGCTGA
- a CDS encoding cytochrome b6-f complex subunit PetL, translated as MISAAIAYFGLLAGATVVALTLFFGLRAVKLI; from the coding sequence ATGATCTCTGCAGCGATCGCTTACTTTGGACTTCTAGCTGGTGCTACTGTTGTGGCTCTGACTCTATTTTTTGGACTTAGAGCAGTTAAGTTGATCTAA
- the bioU gene encoding (S)-8-amino-7-oxononanoate synthase BioU: MSETQVRGVNNPKTANPNGLERIRVGVLGFGGLGQAATRVLAPKGEMLWVAAADRKGYAYDAAGLNPERCIQTYQSQGSLGYLEPGGTLSSNSIEDLIQNATVDGYFLALPNLPNTFMASVVKQFIQSGWKGVLVDALKRTSALEQLLQLQDELQAAGITYMTGCGATPGLLTAAAAIASQSYAEIHSVKITFGVGIANWEAYRATIREDIAHLPGYDVERAKAMSDAEVEALLDETKGIISLENMEHADDVMLELAGICSRDRVSVGGVVDTRNPKKPLSTNVQITGRTFEGKISTHTFTLGDETSMAANVCGPAFGYLKAGVSLHHKGIYGLLTAAEVMPQFVK, from the coding sequence ATGAGTGAAACGCAAGTCAGAGGTGTAAATAACCCCAAAACCGCCAATCCCAATGGATTAGAGCGAATACGAGTAGGGGTTTTAGGCTTTGGGGGATTAGGTCAAGCGGCTACCAGAGTGTTAGCTCCCAAGGGAGAAATGCTTTGGGTAGCAGCAGCTGACCGAAAAGGTTATGCGTATGACGCAGCTGGGTTAAATCCTGAGCGTTGTATCCAGACCTACCAATCCCAAGGTTCTTTAGGTTATCTAGAACCAGGTGGCACTTTAAGTAGCAACAGTATCGAAGACTTAATCCAAAACGCGACAGTAGATGGATATTTCCTAGCACTGCCAAATTTACCGAATACCTTTATGGCATCGGTGGTTAAGCAATTTATTCAATCGGGTTGGAAGGGAGTGTTAGTAGATGCTCTCAAGCGCACTAGTGCTCTAGAACAACTGTTGCAACTCCAAGATGAATTGCAAGCTGCTGGAATTACCTATATGACTGGCTGCGGTGCGACACCAGGATTATTGACCGCTGCTGCTGCGATCGCATCTCAAAGCTATGCCGAGATTCACAGTGTCAAGATTACCTTTGGGGTAGGGATTGCTAACTGGGAAGCCTATCGAGCCACCATTCGAGAAGATATTGCTCACCTTCCCGGTTATGATGTAGAACGAGCCAAAGCCATGAGTGATGCTGAAGTCGAAGCCTTATTAGATGAAACCAAAGGCATCATCAGCCTAGAGAATATGGAACACGCTGATGATGTGATGCTGGAACTAGCAGGGATTTGCTCACGCGATCGCGTTTCTGTTGGTGGTGTCGTTGATACCCGCAATCCTAAAAAACCCCTCAGTACCAATGTCCAAATCACAGGTCGCACCTTTGAGGGTAAGATTTCCACTCACACCTTTACCCTTGGTGATGAAACCAGCATGGCTGCTAATGTCTGTGGTCCCGCCTTTGGCTATCTAAAAGCAGGAGTTTCCCTACATCACAAAGGGATTTATGGTCTATTGACTGCTGCTGAAGTTATGCCGCAGTTTGTGAAATAG
- a CDS encoding ferredoxin, giving the protein MSEFSPTPERSGLEPELGGVFRDAPERSGFEPELGGILRQKGVYVDEITCIGCKHCAHVARNTFYMEEDHGRSRVFRQDGDSEEVIQEAIDTCPVDCIHWVDYTKLKNLEEERQYQVIPRAGLPIEPSVVAAKIKERKLARKRRKKR; this is encoded by the coding sequence ATGTCTGAGTTCTCACCGACGCCAGAGCGTTCAGGTTTAGAACCAGAGTTAGGGGGTGTCTTTCGAGATGCTCCAGAGCGGTCTGGTTTTGAGCCAGAGCTAGGGGGTATTCTGCGACAAAAAGGTGTTTACGTTGATGAAATTACCTGCATTGGCTGTAAACACTGCGCCCACGTCGCTCGCAATACGTTTTACATGGAAGAGGACCACGGTAGATCCCGGGTTTTTCGGCAAGATGGCGACTCAGAAGAGGTGATACAAGAAGCGATAGACACTTGTCCAGTAGATTGTATCCACTGGGTTGATTACACTAAGCTTAAAAATCTAGAAGAGGAGCGACAATATCAGGTAATTCCTAGAGCAGGATTGCCTATTGAACCAAGTGTTGTGGCTGCCAAAATTAAGGAGAGGAAGCTGGCAAGAAAGCGTAGGAAAAAACGGTAA
- a CDS encoding helix-turn-helix domain-containing protein has translation MMISTAQAAELLGISATRVRFLLSKGRVKGAYKVGRTWVIPLFDGMPVVTPGTRGPKRNWSKRTNYTKAVIHVNQKVIRQNLKTGERNPVITVKRGSNNTYGHTVEVNGPCRVMYRPDNPLHCGARVWIETISDFKVS, from the coding sequence ATGATGATTTCTACCGCACAAGCTGCTGAATTACTAGGTATCTCTGCCACTCGCGTCCGTTTCCTGTTGAGCAAGGGCAGAGTCAAAGGAGCTTATAAAGTCGGTAGAACTTGGGTGATTCCCTTATTTGATGGCATGCCAGTAGTTACCCCTGGCACTCGCGGACCGAAGCGGAATTGGTCAAAGCGTACAAATTATACGAAGGCGGTCATCCACGTTAATCAGAAAGTGATTCGCCAAAATCTCAAGACCGGCGAACGCAATCCAGTGATTACGGTAAAACGAGGCTCTAACAATACTTACGGTCATACTGTCGAAGTCAATGGCCCTTGTCGGGTCATGTATCGCCCAGATAATCCCCTACATTGTGGAGCACGGGTATGGATTGAGACGATTTCTGATTTTAAGGTGAGCTGA
- a CDS encoding DUF1257 domain-containing protein: MSHFSTIKTQIRNRSSLETALTDLGIDWQSGPSSVRGYQGQTRTAEVVIEQENDYDIGFSWNGNAYELVADFQYWQQPWSVDGFLQRVTQRYAYNTVIKETAKQGFEVAEQQDNKDGSIRLVVQRWSA, from the coding sequence ATGTCTCATTTCAGCACTATCAAAACCCAAATCCGTAACCGTTCATCCTTAGAAACTGCTTTAACTGACTTAGGGATTGATTGGCAATCTGGTCCTAGCTCTGTGCGCGGTTATCAAGGTCAAACTCGCACTGCTGAAGTAGTGATTGAGCAAGAGAATGACTACGACATCGGTTTTAGTTGGAATGGTAACGCCTACGAACTTGTTGCTGATTTTCAGTATTGGCAACAGCCTTGGTCTGTAGATGGTTTCCTACAACGGGTAACCCAGCGTTACGCTTACAACACAGTAATTAAGGAAACTGCTAAGCAAGGCTTTGAGGTTGCTGAGCAACAAGATAATAAAGATGGTTCAATTCGTTTAGTCGTGCAACGCTGGAGCGCGTAA
- a CDS encoding type II secretion system F family protein gives MPTFIAQVRDKSGKSKKEKIDAATPEQARSMLEHRYATVGSVKKSIDIDFSLSSLSEKFTNVTIKDKAVFSRQFAAMVNAGVAIVRCLGVLGEQCSNPKLKKALMNISAEVQQGTNLSDAMRNHPDCFDDLYVSMVQAGEVGGVLDEVLNRLAKLLEDMNRLQNQIKSAMAYPSVVGFLALLVFLAMTMFLIPIFAGIFQDLGTELPFLTRFMLWLSGILRSWKVLIPIVVVGALYTAFKYYYKTPMGKLQIDGLQLKLPLFGELNEKGSVARFCRVFGSLTRSGVPILNSLDIVRDTAGNQVISNAINSAKNEIQQGGMISLALQRENIFPPLAIQMISIGEETGELDSMVMKVADFYEDEVEQAVKALTSILEPIMIVVLGGMVGVILISMYLPMFKVFETMG, from the coding sequence ATGCCTACTTTTATTGCTCAAGTTCGGGACAAATCAGGCAAATCCAAAAAAGAAAAAATTGACGCTGCTACTCCTGAACAAGCCCGCAGCATGCTAGAACATCGGTATGCTACTGTTGGCAGCGTCAAGAAAAGCATAGATATTGACTTTAGCCTATCAAGCCTTTCTGAAAAATTTACCAATGTCACGATCAAAGACAAAGCGGTCTTTTCTCGTCAGTTTGCCGCTATGGTTAATGCTGGTGTGGCTATCGTCCGATGTCTTGGGGTATTAGGGGAACAGTGTTCTAATCCTAAGCTGAAAAAGGCGTTGATGAACATCAGTGCCGAGGTTCAACAAGGAACTAATCTATCGGATGCCATGCGTAACCATCCAGATTGTTTTGATGATCTTTATGTGAGTATGGTTCAGGCTGGCGAGGTTGGGGGTGTACTTGATGAAGTGCTCAACCGATTAGCTAAGCTGCTCGAAGATATGAATCGCCTGCAAAACCAAATCAAATCAGCTATGGCTTACCCTAGTGTGGTAGGATTTTTAGCCTTACTGGTTTTTCTGGCAATGACAATGTTTCTGATCCCAATCTTTGCTGGGATATTCCAAGATTTAGGAACAGAATTGCCATTTTTAACCCGATTTATGCTATGGTTGAGCGGCATCCTCAGAAGTTGGAAAGTTCTGATTCCTATTGTTGTTGTAGGTGCTTTATATACAGCTTTTAAGTATTACTACAAAACCCCCATGGGTAAATTGCAAATTGATGGTTTGCAGTTGAAACTGCCTCTGTTTGGTGAGTTGAATGAAAAAGGCTCTGTAGCTCGCTTTTGCCGAGTCTTTGGCTCCTTAACTCGTTCAGGAGTCCCGATCCTGAATTCCTTAGATATTGTCAGAGATACAGCGGGTAACCAGGTAATTTCTAATGCTATTAACTCAGCTAAGAATGAGATTCAACAGGGTGGGATGATTAGCCTCGCTTTACAACGAGAAAACATTTTTCCTCCTTTAGCAATTCAAATGATTAGTATTGGTGAAGAGACGGGTGAGTTGGATTCTATGGTGATGAAAGTTGCTGACTTCTATGAAGATGAAGTGGAGCAAGCGGTTAAAGCACTAACTAGTATCTTGGAACCAATTATGATTGTGGTTTTGGGAGGCATGGTTGGTGTGATCTTGATATCTATGTATCTACCAATGTTTAAAGTGTTTGAAACTATGGGCTAA
- a CDS encoding endonuclease domain-containing protein, which produces MCDRQQKEFHLPYNYNLVSRARELRKTMTPAEKKLWSDYLKNFKFRVLRQRPIANFIVDFYCAALKLVIEVDGDSHYTEAGQAYDEERTHILEGYGLKVIRFTNDEVLHNFEAVCVRISSELPPSTT; this is translated from the coding sequence ATGTGCGATCGCCAACAAAAAGAATTCCATCTTCCTTATAATTACAATTTAGTAAGCAGAGCTAGAGAATTAAGGAAAACTATGACTCCAGCCGAGAAAAAGCTGTGGTCTGACTATTTGAAAAATTTTAAGTTTAGAGTCTTGCGACAAAGACCAATAGCGAATTTTATTGTTGACTTTTATTGTGCTGCTTTAAAATTAGTTATTGAAGTTGATGGAGATTCTCATTATACAGAAGCTGGCCAAGCTTATGACGAAGAAAGAACTCACATTCTTGAAGGTTATGGATTAAAAGTAATTCGATTTACCAATGATGAAGTATTGCATAATTTTGAAGCAGTGTGCGTTCGGATCAGCAGTGAGCTTCCCCCTAGCACAACCTAG
- a CDS encoding histone deacetylase: MFPVIYSDEFLEHDNGRFHPERPERLTAIVDAIKAAPWADQIKWQLPTAVETRRVMPLVQQIHSQRYIETVEEIALSNGGRLDADTGISPRSYDVALLAVSAWLDAVDQVLTTNNSAFVLARPPGHHAERQRGMGFCLFSNAAIAAYYALEQSGVERVAILDWDVHHGNGTQDVVERDARIAYISLHQSPCYPGTGQASEQGFHNNVLNLPMAPGSTLADYQPMFEQKVMPCLTKFEPDLLIVSAGYDANAADPLANIALQPEDYGLFTNYCLQLTRRIVFGLEGGYELTALAQSVVATIEACLA; encoded by the coding sequence ATGTTTCCAGTCATTTACTCCGATGAGTTTCTTGAACACGATAACGGTCGGTTTCACCCAGAACGACCAGAACGTTTAACTGCCATTGTGGATGCCATCAAAGCTGCACCTTGGGCTGACCAAATTAAGTGGCAGTTACCGACAGCGGTGGAAACTCGTCGAGTGATGCCCCTAGTACAACAAATTCATAGCCAGCGCTACATTGAGACAGTTGAAGAAATCGCTTTGAGTAATGGTGGCAGGTTAGATGCGGACACAGGGATATCCCCCCGCAGTTACGACGTTGCCCTACTCGCCGTTAGTGCTTGGCTAGATGCGGTAGATCAAGTCCTCACTACCAATAATTCAGCCTTCGTTCTAGCCCGTCCCCCTGGTCATCATGCTGAACGTCAGAGAGGGATGGGGTTTTGCTTATTTTCCAATGCTGCGATCGCAGCTTACTATGCCTTAGAGCAATCAGGAGTCGAACGAGTTGCCATCCTAGACTGGGATGTCCATCACGGCAATGGCACTCAAGATGTTGTGGAACGAGATGCTCGCATTGCCTACATCTCCCTTCATCAATCCCCTTGCTATCCTGGTACAGGCCAAGCCAGTGAACAGGGGTTTCACAATAATGTCCTCAATCTTCCCATGGCACCAGGCAGCACGTTAGCAGATTACCAGCCTATGTTTGAACAGAAAGTGATGCCATGTTTAACCAAATTTGAGCCAGATTTATTGATTGTCAGTGCTGGTTATGACGCTAATGCCGCCGACCCCTTGGCAAATATTGCCTTGCAGCCAGAAGATTATGGGTTATTTACTAACTATTGTCTGCAACTAACTCGTCGGATTGTTTTTGGTTTAGAAGGCGGGTATGAACTCACTGCTCTAGCTCAGTCCGTGGTAGCAACAATTGAAGCTTGTTTGGCTTAG